Proteins found in one Cetobacterium somerae genomic segment:
- the dhaL gene encoding dihydroxyacetone kinase subunit DhaL, whose protein sequence is MELITLIDKIADRIYENKDYLSELDREIGDSDHGVNLSRGFQKIKDESETLKSLNYSDCFNKIAMILISNVGGASGAIYGTGLMKVAQSLKGIDILDRNNIIKAAEAMVEGIKMRGKAQCGEKTMLDTIVPVVEVLKNNKEDSLDILLKKIQITAKEGMESTENMLATKGRASYLGARSIGHIDPGAMSSYLIIDTICKNLK, encoded by the coding sequence ATGGAATTAATAACTTTAATAGACAAAATAGCAGATAGAATATATGAAAATAAAGATTACTTAAGTGAATTAGATAGAGAGATTGGTGATAGTGATCATGGTGTAAATCTATCTAGAGGTTTTCAAAAAATTAAAGATGAAAGTGAAACATTAAAAAGTCTTAATTATTCAGATTGCTTCAATAAAATAGCAATGATACTAATATCTAATGTAGGTGGAGCATCAGGAGCAATATATGGAACCGGCCTAATGAAAGTAGCACAAAGTTTAAAAGGAATTGACATATTAGATAGGAATAATATAATAAAAGCAGCTGAAGCAATGGTAGAAGGAATAAAAATGAGGGGAAAAGCTCAATGTGGTGAGAAAACAATGTTAGATACAATAGTGCCAGTAGTTGAGGTATTAAAAAATAATAAAGAAGATTCTTTAGATATATTATTGAAAAAAATTCAAATAACAGCAAAAGAAGGAATGGAATCAACTGAAAATATGTTAGCAACAAAAGGAAGAGCGAGTTATCTAGGAGCAAGGAGTATTGGTCATATAGACCCAGGAGCAATGTCTTCATATTTAATCATTGATACAATCTGTAAAAATTTAAAGTAG
- a CDS encoding BCCT family transporter, which yields MNKRENIGLDIKKTKTFKKVLLKEDPIFYISFFIIFAILSVIGLNKSQFEKITKVLLNSIITNFGFLYLIIVLLIALVCLYLCCSSYGDIRLGKDDSKPEYSNISWFSMLFSAGMGVGLVFFGVAEPMTHFVNPIGGIESGSKSAIDFAFNTSFFHWGIHPWAIYSFLALGMAYFQFRKGEKGLISSLFSPILKGKKYEKQIKMGIDVIAVLATITGVATTLGLGALQINSGLNYLFNIPNNITSQIIIIGVVTVIFVYSALGSLDKGIKTLSNLNVLISFLLLFIVIIFGPTIGIFNVFSESLGNYLNNFLKISLRTNSFGDKTWLSSWTIFYWSNWVAWTPFVGTFIARISKGRTIREFIIGVVVIPSLVSFIWFSAFGTLGISLGKEFAKIAIEHTETALFLVFGEYPLGDLMSGVAIVLLASFFITSADSATYVLGMMSSDGDLNPPGYKKLIWGIFQSLLAIALIFAGGLDMLKTASIIIAFPLLILLPIMIFSLFYSLKRDIFIKKRMKLKNEIKKMSLEEIGYLSDTLKEINMR from the coding sequence GTGAACAAAAGAGAAAATATAGGGTTAGATATTAAAAAAACAAAAACTTTCAAAAAAGTTTTATTAAAAGAGGATCCCATTTTTTACATTTCATTTTTCATCATTTTTGCAATTTTATCTGTTATTGGATTAAATAAATCTCAGTTTGAAAAGATAACAAAAGTATTATTAAATTCCATAATAACAAATTTTGGATTTTTATATTTAATAATAGTATTGTTAATAGCATTAGTATGTTTATATCTTTGTTGTAGTAGTTATGGGGATATTCGATTAGGAAAAGATGATTCAAAACCAGAATATTCAAATATTTCTTGGTTTTCAATGCTTTTTTCAGCTGGAATGGGAGTAGGATTGGTATTTTTTGGAGTAGCAGAGCCTATGACTCATTTTGTAAATCCAATAGGTGGAATAGAGAGCGGTTCCAAGTCAGCAATAGATTTTGCGTTTAATACATCGTTTTTTCACTGGGGAATACATCCTTGGGCAATTTATAGTTTTTTAGCTTTAGGAATGGCATATTTTCAATTTAGAAAAGGAGAAAAAGGACTTATTAGTTCATTGTTTTCACCGATTTTAAAAGGAAAAAAATATGAAAAACAAATAAAAATGGGAATAGATGTAATAGCAGTTTTAGCTACTATAACAGGGGTAGCAACAACTCTTGGATTAGGTGCTCTTCAAATAAATAGTGGATTAAATTATCTTTTTAATATTCCTAATAATATAACTAGTCAAATTATAATAATAGGAGTTGTAACAGTTATCTTTGTATACTCGGCATTAGGGTCTTTAGATAAAGGTATAAAAACTTTGTCTAACTTAAATGTACTTATATCATTTTTATTACTTTTTATTGTTATTATATTTGGGCCAACAATTGGAATTTTTAATGTTTTTTCAGAGAGTTTGGGAAACTATTTGAATAATTTTTTGAAGATAAGTTTAAGAACAAATAGTTTTGGTGACAAAACATGGTTATCTTCGTGGACAATTTTTTATTGGTCTAATTGGGTTGCATGGACTCCATTTGTAGGAACTTTTATAGCTAGAATATCTAAAGGAAGAACTATAAGAGAGTTTATTATAGGAGTTGTGGTAATCCCATCGCTAGTTTCATTTATTTGGTTTTCAGCTTTTGGAACATTAGGAATATCTTTAGGAAAAGAGTTCGCAAAAATAGCAATAGAACACACTGAAACAGCATTATTTTTAGTTTTTGGTGAGTATCCTTTGGGAGATTTAATGAGTGGGGTAGCTATAGTACTTTTAGCTTCATTTTTTATAACCTCAGCAGATTCAGCCACTTATGTTTTAGGGATGATGAGTTCAGATGGAGATTTAAATCCACCAGGATATAAAAAATTAATTTGGGGAATTTTCCAATCACTTTTAGCAATAGCACTTATATTTGCTGGTGGATTAGATATGTTGAAAACAGCATCTATAATAATAGCTTTTCCACTTTTGATATTGCTTCCTATAATGATTTTTTCACTTTTTTACTCTCTTAAAAGAGATATTTTTATAAAAAAGCGTATGAAATTGAAAAATGAAATAAAAAAAATGTCTTTAGAAGAGATAGGATATCTTTCTGATACCTTGAAAGAGATAAATATGAGATAA
- the dhaM gene encoding dihydroxyacetone kinase phosphoryl donor subunit DhaM, whose product MLGFVVVSHSKRLADEVIELCNEMKKYNFPVVNGSGTDEDYLGSNPLIIAEAIKKAYIKGGVAIFGDLGSSILNAELALEFLDEDYDKEKIKIMDAPLVEGVLMGMAINDEKLTLKELEAELKELKFLSKI is encoded by the coding sequence ATGTTAGGTTTCGTAGTTGTTTCTCATAGTAAACGTTTAGCTGATGAGGTTATTGAACTTTGTAATGAAATGAAAAAATATAACTTTCCTGTAGTAAATGGAAGTGGAACAGATGAAGATTATCTAGGATCAAATCCTTTAATTATAGCGGAAGCTATAAAAAAAGCTTATATAAAAGGAGGGGTTGCTATTTTTGGTGATTTAGGAAGCTCAATATTAAACGCAGAGTTGGCTTTGGAATTCTTAGATGAAGATTATGATAAAGAAAAAATAAAAATAATGGATGCTCCTTTAGTTGAAGGTGTATTAATGGGAATGGCAATAAATGATGAAAAATTAACTTTAAAAGAGTTAGAAGCTGAATTAAAAGAGTTAAAGTTTTTAAGTAAGATATAG
- a CDS encoding DUF1858 domain-containing protein, with the protein MITKDTIIADIIEINPMAVEILMGYGMGCIGCPSAQMETLEQACEIHGLNIDEVLEKLNKK; encoded by the coding sequence ATGATAACTAAGGATACTATAATAGCGGATATTATTGAGATAAATCCAATGGCAGTAGAAATTTTAATGGGGTATGGCATGGGATGTATAGGGTGTCCGTCAGCACAAATGGAAACTTTAGAACAGGCATGTGAAATACATGGATTAAATATAGATGAAGTTTTAGAAAAATTAAATAAAAAATAG
- a CDS encoding nitrite/sulfite reductase domain-containing protein: MGNFGGNLQKIKNGKKTYGITPHIPGGFVTPNMLIKIAEVAKKYKGVLKITSGQRILITNLKEEDLPSIWNELGMEPAVKTQNSIKNVEICPANFCKRSKYPTIGLGMKISNDFHGMELPCRTKIAVVGCRNACTSAYSKDIGVIVDMDGKFFITVGGSAGFNPRNADILVKNLSENEAYLLVKIVLEYYNENAQMGEKLGHFIDRITIDKFRNDIIKERNSKEEKNDN, from the coding sequence GTGGGAAATTTTGGAGGAAATTTACAAAAGATTAAGAATGGTAAAAAAACATATGGAATAACACCTCACATTCCTGGAGGATTTGTAACACCAAATATGCTAATAAAAATAGCAGAAGTTGCTAAAAAATATAAAGGTGTCTTAAAAATTACATCGGGCCAAAGAATTTTAATAACAAATTTGAAAGAAGAAGACTTGCCTAGCATTTGGAATGAATTAGGGATGGAACCAGCTGTAAAAACTCAAAATTCTATAAAAAATGTGGAGATTTGTCCTGCAAATTTTTGCAAAAGATCAAAATATCCTACAATAGGTTTGGGTATGAAAATTAGTAATGATTTTCATGGAATGGAACTTCCATGTAGAACTAAAATAGCAGTAGTTGGATGTAGAAACGCATGTACAAGTGCTTATTCTAAAGATATTGGTGTTATTGTAGATATGGATGGAAAATTTTTTATTACAGTTGGTGGAAGTGCAGGTTTTAATCCTAGAAATGCAGATATTTTAGTTAAAAATCTTTCTGAAAATGAAGCGTACCTTTTAGTAAAAATTGTGTTGGAGTATTATAATGAGAATGCTCAAATGGGAGAAAAGTTAGGTCATTTTATAGATAGAATAACAATAGATAAGTTTAGAAACGATATTATAAAAGAAAGAAATTCAAAGGAGGAAAAAAATGATAACTAA